The following are encoded together in the Deinococcus soli (ex Cha et al. 2016) genome:
- the leuB gene encoding 3-isopropylmalate dehydrogenase, which produces MPKIVTLPGDGIGPEVTAAAVAVLREVAPDVTIEEHLIGGIAYDTHGDPFPQVTRDALKDADAVLLGTVGGAQDSAWNLLPRHLRPESGLLALRKALGCYANLRPVRVQPGLEYLSPLKAELARGVDILIVRELLGGVYFDGDRKIDGDTAYNTMRYTTPEVERVARVAFWAAEQRKGRVTSVDKANVLEVSELWRRDVTALRDREYRGIHLNHEYVDSVAMLIVSDPSRYDVIVTENLFGDILSDLAAVIPGSLGLMPSASLGDGAGLFEPIHGSAPDIAGKGVANPAAAIMSAGMLLRHGLKRPEGANQIDRAVALALREHPTRDLGGKADTQTFTRAVLSALETSPAVG; this is translated from the coding sequence ATGCCTAAGATCGTCACCCTGCCCGGCGACGGGATCGGCCCGGAAGTTACCGCCGCCGCCGTCGCCGTCCTGCGCGAGGTCGCGCCCGACGTCACCATCGAGGAACATCTGATCGGTGGGATCGCCTATGACACGCACGGCGATCCGTTCCCGCAGGTCACCCGCGACGCCCTGAAAGACGCCGATGCGGTCCTGCTGGGCACGGTGGGCGGCGCGCAGGACAGCGCCTGGAACCTCCTGCCCCGGCACCTGCGGCCCGAGAGCGGCCTGCTCGCGCTGCGCAAGGCACTCGGGTGCTACGCGAACCTGCGGCCTGTGCGCGTCCAGCCCGGCCTGGAGTACCTCTCGCCGCTGAAGGCGGAACTGGCGCGCGGCGTGGACATCCTGATCGTGCGCGAACTCCTGGGCGGCGTGTACTTCGACGGGGACCGCAAGATTGACGGGGACACGGCGTACAACACCATGCGCTACACCACCCCCGAGGTCGAGCGCGTGGCCCGCGTGGCCTTCTGGGCTGCCGAGCAGCGCAAGGGCCGCGTGACCAGCGTGGACAAGGCCAACGTGCTGGAGGTCAGCGAACTGTGGCGCCGCGACGTCACCGCCCTGCGCGACCGCGAGTACCGCGGGATCCACCTGAACCACGAGTACGTGGATAGTGTCGCCATGCTGATCGTGTCCGACCCCAGCCGCTACGACGTGATCGTCACAGAGAACCTCTTCGGCGACATCCTCAGCGACCTGGCCGCCGTGATCCCCGGAAGCCTCGGCCTGATGCCCAGCGCCAGCCTGGGCGACGGCGCGGGCCTGTTCGAACCCATCCACGGCAGCGCCCCCGACATCGCCGGGAAGGGCGTCGCGAACCCCGCCGCCGCGATCATGAGCGCCGGAATGCTTCTGCGTCACGGCCTCAAACGCCCCGAGGGCGCCAACCAGATCGACCGCGCCGTCGCCCTGGCCCTGCGCGAACACCCCACCCGCGACCTGGGCGGTAAGGCCGACACGCAGACCTTCACCCGCGCCGTCCTCAGCGCGCTGGAAACCTCACCCGCCGTCGGGTAA
- a CDS encoding LysE family transporter, with amino-acid sequence MDLNILLAVAAIHTVILVIPGPDVLLVSQTALARTRRAALLAGLGVVLGIACWAALALLGIGLLFQAFPWIHGVVKVAGGAYLLWMGVNLWRSSARPDAQAAPIQAPLSDLAALRAGFLTNISNPKAAVFFGSVFSGVLGAHAGTGLKLAAFAVIVGLSLGWFALVAAGMSTAPMQRAYLRARRAVDRVAGTLMLGFGGLLLASRE; translated from the coding sequence GTGGATTTGAACATTCTGCTGGCCGTCGCGGCCATTCACACGGTCATCCTCGTGATCCCCGGCCCGGACGTGCTGCTCGTCAGCCAGACGGCGCTGGCGCGCACCCGCCGCGCGGCCCTGCTGGCCGGGCTGGGTGTGGTGCTGGGCATCGCGTGCTGGGCGGCGCTGGCCCTGCTGGGCATCGGCCTGTTGTTCCAGGCGTTCCCCTGGATTCACGGCGTCGTGAAGGTCGCGGGCGGCGCGTACCTGCTGTGGATGGGCGTGAACCTCTGGCGCAGCAGCGCCCGGCCGGACGCGCAGGCCGCGCCCATCCAGGCTCCACTGAGTGACCTCGCCGCGCTGCGCGCCGGGTTCCTGACGAACATCAGCAACCCCAAGGCCGCCGTGTTCTTCGGCAGCGTGTTCAGCGGCGTGCTCGGCGCGCACGCGGGCACCGGCCTGAAACTCGCGGCCTTCGCGGTGATCGTGGGCCTCAGCCTGGGCTGGTTCGCGCTGGTCGCTGCGGGCATGTCCACCGCGCCCATGCAGCGCGCCTACCTGCGCGCCCGCCGGGCCGTGGACCGCGTGGCGGGCACCCTGATGCTGGGCTTCGGAGGGCTGCTGCTCGCGTCCCGCGAGTAA
- a CDS encoding DoxX family protein — MTTRTATALNPDLALLLLRLTTGLVFVMHGAQKFFTYTLPGTTQAFTQMGVPVPGISAPLVATVELLGGLLLILGVYSRAAGVLLAVNMLVAILLVHLKAGFFNPNGLEFPLVLLAASLAVAFAGPGRLRAPVGQP; from the coding sequence ATGACCACCCGCACCGCGACCGCCCTGAACCCCGACCTCGCCCTGCTGCTACTGCGCCTCACCACCGGCTTGGTGTTCGTCATGCATGGCGCGCAGAAATTCTTCACGTACACCCTGCCCGGCACCACGCAGGCCTTCACGCAGATGGGCGTGCCCGTCCCCGGCATCAGCGCCCCCCTGGTCGCCACCGTGGAACTGCTGGGCGGCCTGCTGCTGATCCTGGGTGTGTACAGCCGCGCCGCCGGGGTGCTGCTCGCCGTGAACATGCTCGTCGCCATCCTGCTGGTGCATCTGAAGGCCGGGTTCTTCAACCCGAACGGCCTGGAATTTCCGCTCGTGCTGCTTGCCGCCAGCCTCGCCGTGGCGTTCGCCGGACCGGGCCGCCTGCGCGCCCCCGTCGGGCAACCCTGA
- a CDS encoding 3-isopropylmalate dehydratase small subunit: MPKVHVFARDHINTDEIIPARHLTTDVESELAKYAMEDYDKDFVRRVEPGDIIVAGADFGCGSSREHAVWALRGAGVAAVIAPNFARIYYRNSINNGFLALECDGIVEAFQDGDPADLDLKGGTITNTRTGQQLTFVPVPQFALDVQKAGGWLEYMKANDQAALEAETLNAHSTQAGHGHPGQEEQHA, translated from the coding sequence ATGCCTAAAGTGCACGTGTTTGCCCGTGATCACATCAACACCGACGAGATCATTCCCGCCCGCCACCTGACCACCGACGTGGAGAGCGAACTAGCCAAATACGCCATGGAGGACTACGACAAGGACTTCGTGCGGCGCGTGGAACCCGGCGACATCATCGTGGCCGGCGCGGACTTCGGGTGCGGCAGCAGCCGCGAGCACGCCGTGTGGGCGCTGCGCGGCGCGGGCGTGGCGGCCGTGATCGCCCCGAACTTCGCGCGGATCTACTACCGCAACTCCATCAACAACGGCTTCCTGGCGCTGGAATGCGACGGGATCGTGGAGGCCTTCCAGGACGGCGACCCGGCCGACCTGGACCTGAAGGGCGGCACGATCACGAACACCCGCACCGGGCAGCAGCTGACGTTTGTGCCCGTTCCGCAGTTCGCGCTGGACGTGCAGAAGGCCGGGGGCTGGCTGGAGTACATGAAGGCGAACGATCAGGCCGCGCTGGAAGCCGAGACCCTGAATGCCCACTCCACTCAGGCCGGTCACGGCCACCCCGGACAGGAGGAACAGCATGCCTAA
- a CDS encoding rhodanese-related sulfurtransferase: protein MPSSAPFVVAALYQFRAVADPAGLRERLLALGEARGLCGTLIVASEGINGTVAGSRAGIDALHAALLAEGFAGLEYKESGASAQPFKRFKVRLKREIVTLGVPVAPEREVGQYVEAGDWNALIESEDVVVIDTRNRYEVKAGTFRGAVDPGIESFREFPAWLDEHAEELRGKRVAMFCTGGIRCEKSTSLLRQRGYQDVFHLRGGILQYLEDVPQEQSRWDGECFVFDGRVTVGHGLREGAAVMCHSCGWPLGEAERAHALFEEGVSCEHCHARTTPEQKAAFRERQRHFDRQVQEGCGA, encoded by the coding sequence ATGCCTTCTTCCGCGCCGTTCGTGGTGGCGGCGCTGTATCAGTTCCGGGCGGTGGCGGACCCAGCGGGTCTGCGGGAGCGGCTGCTGGCGCTCGGTGAGGCGCGAGGGTTGTGTGGGACGCTGATCGTGGCGTCCGAGGGAATCAACGGGACGGTCGCGGGGAGCCGGGCGGGGATCGACGCGCTGCACGCGGCGCTGCTCGCCGAGGGCTTCGCGGGGCTGGAGTACAAGGAGTCCGGCGCGTCGGCGCAGCCTTTTAAGCGGTTCAAGGTGCGTCTGAAGCGGGAGATCGTGACGCTGGGCGTGCCGGTCGCGCCGGAGCGGGAGGTCGGGCAGTACGTAGAGGCGGGCGACTGGAACGCGCTGATTGAGTCGGAGGACGTGGTCGTGATCGACACGCGCAACCGGTATGAGGTGAAGGCGGGGACGTTCCGGGGCGCGGTGGATCCGGGGATCGAGTCGTTCCGGGAGTTCCCCGCGTGGCTGGACGAGCATGCCGAAGAACTGCGGGGGAAGCGCGTGGCGATGTTCTGCACGGGCGGGATCCGCTGCGAGAAGAGCACCAGTCTGCTGCGGCAGCGTGGGTATCAGGACGTGTTTCACCTGCGGGGCGGGATCCTGCAGTACTTGGAGGACGTGCCGCAGGAGCAGAGCCGCTGGGACGGCGAGTGTTTCGTGTTCGACGGGCGCGTGACGGTCGGGCATGGCCTGCGCGAGGGCGCGGCGGTGATGTGCCATTCGTGCGGCTGGCCGCTGGGTGAGGCCGAGCGGGCTCACGCGCTGTTCGAGGAGGGCGTGAGTTGCGAGCACTGCCACGCGCGGACCACACCGGAGCAGAAGGCGGCGTTCCGGGAGCGGCAACGGCATTTCGACCGGCAGGTGCAGGAGGGGTGCGGGGCGTGA
- the mqnC gene encoding cyclic dehypoxanthinyl futalosine synthase, producing the protein MTAPAPTPAAGDLLPRAARGDRLTHAEIEALYHQPLPDVAAVAHHLRLTRRDPDTVTFLIDRNINYTNICNVGCNFCAFYRTRRQKDSYTLDYEQISHKIRELEAVGGTRILLQGGVNPELGLDYYTGLLRHVKANHPTIRIDAFSPEEVLFMEKTFGLSLDELLDTLIEAGLDGLPGAGGEILEDDVRAKAAPARIRSEDWFRIIDAAQRKGLYTIATMVIGFGETYAQRASHLLKIREQQDKANREYDGNGFSGFAMWTLQTEHTRLHGKAPGATAHEYLQQLAIARIALDNIPNIQASWPAQGFKVGQAALYYGANDLGSTMLEENVVSAAAGHDRHQATVRELIRIAVDAGFTPAIRNSRFQIIDWPDAQAILNRAPENPEGDRAVGAAS; encoded by the coding sequence ATGACCGCACCCGCCCCCACCCCCGCCGCGGGCGACCTGCTGCCCCGCGCTGCACGCGGCGACCGCCTGACCCACGCCGAGATCGAGGCGCTGTACCACCAGCCCCTCCCGGACGTCGCTGCCGTCGCCCACCACCTGCGCCTTACGCGCCGCGACCCGGACACCGTCACGTTCCTGATCGACCGGAACATCAACTACACCAACATCTGCAATGTCGGCTGCAACTTCTGCGCCTTCTACCGCACCCGCCGCCAGAAAGACAGCTACACCCTGGACTACGAGCAGATCAGCCACAAGATCCGCGAACTCGAAGCGGTGGGCGGCACCCGCATCCTGCTGCAGGGCGGCGTGAACCCCGAGCTGGGCCTGGACTACTACACGGGCCTGCTGCGGCACGTCAAGGCGAATCACCCCACCATCCGCATCGACGCCTTTTCCCCGGAAGAAGTGCTGTTCATGGAGAAGACCTTCGGCCTGAGCCTCGACGAGCTGCTCGACACGCTGATCGAGGCGGGCCTCGACGGCCTGCCCGGCGCGGGCGGCGAGATTCTGGAAGACGACGTGCGCGCCAAGGCTGCCCCCGCCCGCATCCGCAGCGAGGACTGGTTCCGGATCATCGACGCCGCGCAGCGCAAGGGCCTGTACACCATCGCCACCATGGTCATAGGCTTCGGCGAGACCTACGCGCAGCGCGCCAGCCACCTCCTGAAGATCCGCGAGCAGCAGGACAAGGCCAACCGCGAGTACGACGGCAACGGCTTCTCCGGCTTCGCCATGTGGACCCTGCAGACCGAACACACCCGCCTGCACGGCAAGGCGCCCGGCGCGACCGCGCACGAGTACCTCCAGCAGCTCGCCATCGCCCGCATCGCGCTGGACAACATCCCCAACATCCAGGCGTCCTGGCCCGCGCAGGGTTTCAAGGTCGGGCAGGCCGCGCTGTACTACGGCGCCAACGATCTCGGCTCCACCATGCTGGAGGAGAACGTCGTCTCCGCCGCCGCCGGACACGACCGCCACCAGGCGACCGTGCGCGAACTGATCCGTATCGCCGTGGACGCCGGGTTCACGCCCGCCATCCGCAACAGCCGTTTCCAGATCATCGACTGGCCCGACGCGCAGGCCATCCTGAACCGCGCCCCCGAGAACCCCGAGGGCGACCGCGCCGTCGGCGCCGCCAGCTGA
- a CDS encoding PLP-dependent aminotransferase family protein, giving the protein MAGTGSPLSPDHSAPGWLDALTLPPAQPGETRHAQVTRTLRGAITRGLLPEGTRLPGHRRLADHLGVARNTLVDALAQLELEGYVQAQGRSGTRVSVPAHAPLPPATTTLPLSAWAQRALAGQIEDAGGEYLVDFRVGQPVPDLYPEAAWTQALARRAAQALRAGQPDDPLGPLETRRALAAHLNAERGAQVTPDMILLTGGTQGALDALARVFLETGRVAAVEDPTYPGARAALAATGAQVQPVAVDDRGVQPDLLPAQATLLYVTPGCQYPTGAALPAARRQALITWARHSGAFILEDDYAADLYHAARPPAVLQGVAPDRVILLGSFSKSLAPVTRSGFLAAPPDVVRVLAATRPLTDRVPGRLDALALADVLGSGAYSRHLRRARAALTHRRDVLVQALAEHLPGWTPHPAPGGLHLYLPLPPGWTELHALNGAARQGVALSPVAPLAQGPHAPAVLLGYAHLNPEQLRGGAARLGRAWQDGRP; this is encoded by the coding sequence GTGGCTGGAACGGGAAGTCCGCTGAGCCCGGACCACTCAGCGCCCGGCTGGCTGGACGCCCTGACCCTCCCGCCCGCGCAGCCCGGCGAGACCCGCCACGCGCAGGTCACCCGCACGCTGCGCGGCGCGATCACGCGTGGCCTGCTGCCCGAAGGCACCCGACTGCCCGGGCACCGCCGCCTCGCCGATCACCTGGGCGTGGCGCGCAACACCCTGGTGGACGCCCTGGCGCAGCTGGAACTGGAGGGGTACGTGCAGGCGCAGGGCCGCAGCGGCACCCGCGTCAGCGTCCCCGCCCACGCGCCGCTTCCACCCGCGACCACGACGCTGCCCCTGAGCGCCTGGGCCCAGCGCGCCCTGGCCGGACAGATCGAGGACGCGGGTGGCGAGTACCTCGTGGACTTCCGCGTCGGGCAGCCCGTCCCGGACCTGTATCCGGAGGCCGCGTGGACACAGGCCCTGGCCCGCCGCGCCGCGCAGGCCCTGCGCGCCGGACAGCCCGACGATCCCCTGGGCCCCCTGGAGACCCGCCGCGCGCTGGCGGCGCACCTGAACGCCGAACGCGGCGCGCAGGTCACGCCCGACATGATCCTCCTGACCGGCGGCACGCAGGGTGCGCTGGACGCCCTGGCGCGCGTCTTCCTCGAAACTGGACGTGTGGCCGCCGTGGAGGACCCCACCTATCCCGGCGCGCGCGCCGCGCTGGCCGCGACCGGCGCGCAGGTGCAGCCGGTCGCGGTGGACGACCGGGGCGTCCAGCCGGACCTCCTGCCCGCACAGGCCACGCTGCTGTACGTCACGCCCGGCTGCCAGTACCCCACGGGCGCCGCCCTGCCCGCCGCGCGGCGGCAGGCGCTGATCACCTGGGCGCGCCACAGCGGCGCGTTCATCCTGGAAGACGACTACGCCGCCGACCTGTACCACGCCGCCCGCCCACCCGCCGTCCTGCAGGGCGTCGCGCCCGACCGCGTGATCCTGCTCGGCTCGTTCAGCAAGAGCCTCGCGCCCGTCACCCGCAGCGGCTTCCTGGCCGCCCCGCCCGACGTCGTGCGCGTCCTGGCCGCCACCCGCCCCCTCACCGACCGCGTCCCGGGCCGCCTGGACGCCCTGGCCCTCGCGGACGTGCTCGGCAGCGGCGCGTACAGCCGCCACCTGCGCCGCGCCCGCGCCGCCCTCACGCACCGCCGCGACGTGCTCGTGCAGGCCCTCGCCGAACACCTGCCCGGCTGGACGCCCCACCCGGCACCCGGCGGCCTGCACCTCTACCTGCCACTCCCACCCGGCTGGACCGAACTGCACGCCCTGAACGGCGCGGCCCGGCAGGGCGTGGCCCTCAGCCCCGTCGCGCCGCTCGCGCAGGGCCCCCACGCCCCGGCAGTCCTGCTGGGCTACGCGCACCTGAACCCCGAACAGCTGCGCGGTGGCGCCGCCCGCCTGGGCCGCGCGTGGCAGGACGGCCGTCCTTGA
- a CDS encoding ATP-binding cassette domain-containing protein, which produces MSVPSTLIAASNVSVLFGERVVLDGVSVGVSLGERVALLGRNGAGKTTLLRVLVGERVPEEGEVWRADGLRVAVLEQHHAHPSGRSVRSLVDAAHPYRALEVSLLELEADLGDPEVLARWSALHAHLEDVDAFRWPSRVARVLGMLDLTRFLDRDASTLSGGERTRLALALALAREPDLLVLDEPTNHLDIRMREWLEGWLRAFRGGVLLTSHDREFLDAVATRSVWLEHGAATGYPGGYSRASAQRELERRTQARAARLGEREAQRLSRSVEVLDRWGRRSRALKTRAERQSVPEAPLPERQIRMRLLAGTARAPLVAWGEHLNKAYGDRPVLSEAAFRLRQGDRVALMGANGTGKTTLMRLLSGELHPDPPAPDPLTGEAGSPPALRVAPGVTVASLDQTWHGLTPGEGLHAQFERRFGRQANTLLGRAGFGAEDWPKTPEVLSGGERARAGLALVSGLRADLLLLDEPTNHLDVEALLALEGAVQAYGGAVVIVTHDRRFAREVATRLWVIEDAALREVSGWGSREYLDPAATLQGDPPPPPPPPTPRQRLAPLEAQLAALRAELDRPPGSLTGREEARVRAQAHAVQQGLYGLYAQVWSAPQFDAEVREPPLTVRAQRLGDTGGMFWAAHDEGCPHLAWDGQTLRWNGEPPAWFGAALLGGALRVLFERWNVGRVGLGDGGPVLTRRAYFERLGLAPGREGTRPAP; this is translated from the coding sequence GTGTCTGTGCCGTCCACCCTGATTGCTGCGTCGAACGTGTCGGTGTTGTTTGGCGAGCGGGTGGTGCTGGACGGTGTGAGTGTGGGCGTGTCGCTGGGTGAGCGGGTGGCGTTGCTGGGCCGGAACGGGGCGGGGAAGACGACGCTGCTGCGGGTGCTGGTCGGGGAGCGGGTGCCGGAGGAAGGTGAGGTGTGGCGCGCGGATGGCCTGCGGGTGGCAGTGCTGGAGCAGCATCACGCGCACCCTTCGGGGCGGAGTGTGCGGTCGCTGGTGGACGCGGCTCATCCGTACCGGGCGCTGGAGGTGAGTCTGCTGGAGCTGGAGGCGGACCTGGGTGATCCGGAGGTGCTGGCGCGCTGGTCGGCGCTGCACGCGCACCTGGAGGACGTGGATGCCTTCCGCTGGCCGTCGCGGGTGGCGCGGGTGCTGGGCATGCTGGACCTGACGCGCTTTCTGGACCGGGACGCGAGCACGCTGTCCGGGGGGGAGCGGACGCGGCTGGCGCTGGCGCTGGCCCTGGCGCGTGAACCGGACCTGCTCGTGTTGGACGAACCGACGAACCACCTGGATATCCGCATGCGGGAGTGGCTGGAGGGCTGGCTGCGGGCGTTCCGGGGTGGGGTGCTGCTCACCAGTCATGACCGGGAGTTTCTGGACGCGGTGGCGACGCGCAGCGTGTGGCTGGAGCACGGCGCGGCGACCGGGTATCCCGGGGGGTACTCGCGGGCGTCGGCACAGCGGGAGCTGGAGCGGCGCACGCAGGCCCGCGCGGCGCGGCTGGGCGAACGCGAGGCGCAGCGGCTCTCGAGGAGTGTGGAGGTGCTGGACCGCTGGGGTCGCCGCTCGCGGGCGCTGAAGACCCGCGCGGAGCGGCAGAGCGTGCCGGAGGCGCCGCTGCCGGAACGGCAGATCCGCATGCGCCTGCTGGCGGGCACGGCACGCGCGCCGCTGGTGGCGTGGGGCGAGCACCTGAACAAGGCGTACGGGGACCGGCCCGTGTTGTCGGAGGCTGCCTTCCGGCTGCGGCAGGGTGACCGGGTGGCGCTGATGGGCGCGAACGGCACGGGGAAGACCACGCTGATGCGCCTGCTGTCCGGCGAACTGCACCCGGACCCGCCCGCGCCGGACCCGCTGACCGGGGAGGCCGGGTCGCCGCCTGCGCTGCGGGTCGCGCCGGGCGTGACGGTCGCCAGCCTGGACCAGACGTGGCACGGCCTGACGCCGGGCGAGGGCCTGCACGCGCAGTTCGAGCGGCGCTTCGGGCGGCAGGCGAACACCCTGCTGGGCCGTGCGGGCTTCGGGGCGGAGGACTGGCCGAAAACCCCGGAGGTGCTGTCGGGTGGCGAGCGGGCGCGGGCGGGGCTGGCGCTCGTGAGTGGCCTGCGGGCGGACCTGCTGCTGCTGGACGAACCCACGAACCACCTGGACGTGGAGGCGCTGCTGGCGCTGGAGGGCGCGGTGCAGGCGTACGGGGGGGCGGTGGTGATCGTCACGCACGACCGCCGCTTCGCGCGGGAGGTCGCCACGCGCCTGTGGGTGATCGAGGACGCCGCGCTGCGCGAGGTGAGCGGCTGGGGCAGCCGCGAGTACCTCGACCCGGCGGCGACATTGCAGGGCGACCCGCCACCCCCGCCGCCGCCGCCCACGCCCCGGCAGCGTCTGGCGCCGCTGGAGGCCCAGCTGGCGGCCCTGCGGGCGGAACTGGACCGCCCGCCCGGCAGCCTGACCGGGCGCGAGGAGGCCCGTGTGCGCGCCCAGGCCCACGCCGTGCAGCAGGGCCTGTACGGCCTGTACGCGCAGGTCTGGAGTGCCCCGCAGTTCGACGCGGAGGTCCGTGAGCCGCCCCTGACCGTCCGCGCGCAGCGCCTGGGGGACACGGGCGGGATGTTCTGGGCCGCGCACGACGAGGGCTGCCCGCACCTCGCCTGGGACGGGCAGACGCTGCGCTGGAACGGCGAGCCGCCCGCGTGGTTCGGCGCGGCGCTGCTGGGCGGGGCGCTGCGGGTGCTGTTCGAACGCTGGAACGTGGGCCGGGTGGGGCTCGGGGACGGCGGCCCGGTGCTGACCCGCCGGGCGTACTTCGAGCGGCTGGGCCTCGCACCGGGGCGGGAGGGGACGCGCCCCGCCCCGTGA
- a CDS encoding homoaconitate hydratase family protein, translating into MGMTIAEKILAAHSGHDHVVPGQLIECRTDWVLCHEITTPAALRMLEERGMDQVFNPDQIVAVPDHSVPAMNIKAAKMYQKLKSWVHEKGIKHFFDVGRGGIAHVVLENTGLMKPGQTLVSGDSHTCNAGALGTFATGVGSTDLAGAIYAGKVWFKVPETMLIRVTGQAQPGVTPKDIVLEVIKRIGADGANYMVMEWVGDYIDGLDMEGRFTLTNMAIEAGGKTGIVALDDTTRAYMSARGVTPDAYTEYQSDADASFKVIVEVDASQVEPTVAYPHIPSNGRVAGSDRIAVTHAYVGSCTNGRISDLRDVARILKGRKVAEGVQMIVVPATQAIWKQAAQEGLLEIFVDAGASVSYPSCGACLGMHSGVLGPDDVCISSSNRNFVGRMGDPSAQIYLASPATVAASAVAGFISDPRAYNDTINAAD; encoded by the coding sequence ATGGGAATGACGATTGCAGAGAAGATCCTCGCCGCGCACAGCGGTCACGACCACGTGGTGCCCGGGCAGCTCATCGAGTGCCGCACCGACTGGGTGCTGTGCCATGAGATCACCACACCCGCCGCGCTGCGCATGCTGGAAGAACGCGGGATGGATCAGGTGTTCAACCCGGATCAGATCGTCGCGGTGCCCGACCACTCGGTGCCCGCCATGAACATCAAGGCCGCGAAGATGTACCAGAAGCTCAAGAGCTGGGTGCATGAAAAGGGCATCAAGCACTTCTTCGACGTGGGCCGCGGAGGCATCGCACACGTCGTGCTGGAGAACACCGGCCTGATGAAACCCGGCCAGACGCTCGTCAGCGGCGACAGCCACACCTGCAACGCAGGCGCGCTGGGCACCTTCGCGACCGGCGTGGGCAGCACGGACCTCGCGGGCGCCATCTACGCCGGGAAGGTGTGGTTCAAGGTGCCCGAGACCATGCTGATCCGCGTGACCGGGCAGGCCCAGCCGGGCGTGACGCCCAAGGACATCGTGCTGGAAGTCATCAAGCGCATCGGAGCGGACGGCGCGAACTACATGGTCATGGAATGGGTCGGGGACTACATCGATGGCCTCGACATGGAGGGCCGCTTCACCCTGACGAACATGGCCATCGAGGCCGGGGGCAAGACCGGGATCGTCGCCTTGGACGACACCACCCGCGCGTACATGAGCGCCCGTGGCGTCACGCCCGACGCCTACACCGAGTACCAGTCCGACGCGGACGCCAGCTTCAAGGTGATCGTGGAGGTGGACGCCTCGCAGGTCGAACCGACCGTCGCGTACCCGCACATCCCCAGCAATGGCCGCGTGGCGGGCAGTGACCGCATCGCCGTGACGCACGCGTACGTGGGCAGCTGCACGAACGGCCGCATCAGCGACCTGCGCGACGTGGCCCGCATCCTCAAGGGCCGCAAGGTCGCCGAGGGCGTGCAGATGATCGTCGTGCCCGCCACGCAGGCCATCTGGAAACAGGCCGCGCAGGAGGGCCTGCTGGAGATCTTCGTGGACGCCGGGGCCAGCGTCAGCTACCCCAGCTGCGGCGCGTGCCTGGGCATGCACTCTGGGGTTCTGGGGCCGGACGACGTGTGCATCAGCTCCTCAAATCGCAACTTCGTGGGCCGCATGGGCGATCCCAGTGCGCAGATCTACCTCGCCAGCCCGGCCACCGTCGCCGCCAGCGCCGTCGCGGGCTTCATCAGCGACCCGCGCGCCTACAACGACACCATCAACGCCGCCGACTGA
- a CDS encoding DUF305 domain-containing protein, with product MRRRGALVVLAGLGVGGALLLAQPRPATPAPGSAEVRFVQDMRVHHDQAVTMSVLVLKVAADRSVRSLALDIQLGQEEQNRQMEAWLRRWNAPDGAAPDAMHASMMGMATREDLLSLKTLPAREAETQYLRLMRRHHQGALLMARPLTGSRQPLVAGLARQVTATQSGEIRTLDSLLKARGAPPLPAPHGMRH from the coding sequence ATGAGGCGGCGCGGCGCCCTGGTCGTCCTGGCGGGCCTGGGGGTGGGCGGCGCGCTGCTGCTGGCCCAGCCCCGACCGGCCACGCCCGCGCCCGGCAGTGCGGAGGTGCGCTTCGTGCAGGACATGCGCGTCCATCACGATCAGGCGGTCACGATGAGCGTCCTCGTGCTGAAGGTCGCGGCAGACCGCTCGGTGCGTTCGCTGGCGCTGGATATTCAGCTGGGTCAGGAGGAGCAGAACCGGCAGATGGAGGCGTGGCTGCGCCGCTGGAACGCCCCGGACGGCGCCGCGCCCGACGCGATGCACGCCAGCATGATGGGCATGGCCACGCGGGAGGACCTCCTGTCCCTGAAGACCCTGCCCGCCCGGGAGGCCGAAACGCAGTACCTGCGCCTGATGCGCCGCCACCACCAGGGCGCGCTGCTCATGGCCCGGCCCCTCACGGGCAGCCGTCAGCCGCTCGTCGCTGGCCTCGCCCGGCAGGTCACTGCCACGCAGTCCGGTGAGATCCGCACCCTGGACAGCCTCCTGAAGGCACGCGGCGCGCCGCCCCTGCCCGCGCCGCACGGCATGCGGCACTGA